From one Lineus longissimus chromosome 3, tnLinLong1.2, whole genome shotgun sequence genomic stretch:
- the LOC135485488 gene encoding echinoderm microtubule-associated protein-like 2 isoform X9 → MEHGSNPHLESPEPELDELEMNGLEAEGKVSKSVSFHEDNGTDETNANGATPPPPSQQKDGLISHENEELRDRVTNLEKKVEQQEDEILCLKSALSDVIRRMTVLENTKGNCKCYLLHAKNPYTGVHAITRETSDVLSTAPMSAPKPKYRGMVGPKMPPKSSGRSRSPVRPSMGTADRYRQTHPGDNNRSRNSQKVGSSPLRSHSVERLNFNERRNQMRASKSVENLRRSEPLPLKLAPQRPSAKQTTTPGRLRPETPKRQTRSYPSKGKSSSGSMSPSTPSDVLSPTEEFITVQTSYKVESKPNNCDFKGSGSGMKVTLRKGSQGSGDGDDFRQKRSQAVEVHPRRLSKTLSPDAEDYTYEGLVNDPDLDFEVAETMIEIMDEESSQNNLLPSKTSVKSIVHKSAHRPSPSASARRTTSADGISISLRHSPKGSPRNTGSPSMKKWASASIPANAADQNGTAPNNKEPGFMKEDGYLKLFMRGRPVTLHAPTELIENYDVTKAGQASTEKLKLEWVYGYRGRDCRSNVHFLPTGEIVYFIASVVVLYNGEEQMQRHYLGHNDDVKCLAVHPDKITIATGQVAGHDKAYGKMSAHRTSPSSRRKPTQPDPSLYLPHVRVWNSVSLATMHIIGLGDFDRAVCCLSFSKADGGMYLCAVDEGNDHILSIWDWQNGDKGRKVTETKCSQEPVLAAEFHPFEKNMIVTCGKSQLAFFTLDNGSINKKQGVYEKYDKPKYVLCLTFAENGDVITGDSNGNIFVWPRGTNKIGTAVNGAHDGGIFSMLILKDGSLLSGGGKDRKIVQWDSSWNRMEKETTLAEQYGAVRTLTQGRGNMILAGTTKNSILQGTLDLEFSPVVQGHTDELWGLAIHPNQHQFLSCAYDRHVYLWDALTHTVVWSKELNDMAHSACFYPEGDIVAIGTQTGRWLVIDTTAREIIAVHTDGNEQIECLEYSPDGRFIAIGSRDNSIYVYQTTEGGRKYSRVGKCTGHSSFITHLDWSEDSQFIQSNSGDYEILYWSSSNCHQVPSASNMRDVKWKTQSCTLGFTVAGIWPEGADGTDVNACARSHQQKVLASADDYGKVNLFSYPCCQPKTTAHIYSGHSSHVTNVKFLYDDSRLLSAGGKDTALMQWEII, encoded by the exons ATGGAGCATGGATCAAACCCTCATTTGGAATCTCCAGAGCCAGAGCTAGATGAGCTAGAAATGAATGGTCTCGAAGCGGAAGGGAAAGTGAGTAAGTCGGTTAGTTTTCACGAGGACAACGGAACTGACGAAACTAACGCCAATGGAGCAACACCACCGCCACCGAGTCAGCAGAAAG ATGGCCTTATATCCCATGAGAATGAAGAACTCAGGGACCGGGTCACCAACCTTGAGAAGAAGGTTGAGCAGCAGGAGGATGAGATTCTATGCCTTAAGAGTGCGCTGTCTGACGTCATCCGACGTATGACCGTACTCGAAAACACAAAAGGTAATTGTAAATGTTATTTGCTGCATGCTAAAAATCCCTACACAGGTGTCCATGCAATTACGCGAGAAACCTCAGATGTGTTAAGCACAGCGCCAATGTCGGCGCCAAAACCAAAATATCGCGGTATGGTAGGCCCGAAGATGCCGCCAAAATCGTCTGGAAGATCAAGAAGTCCAGTCCGTCCATCTATGGGTACAGCTGATCGCTATCGGCAGACTCACCCTGGTGATAATAACCGGAGTCGTAACTCACAAAAAGTGGGCAGTTCACCATTGCGATCCCATAGTGTGGAGCGCTTAAACTTCAATGAGCGTCGCAACCAAATGCGGGCATCCAAATCAGTAGAGAACCTTCGAAGATCAGAACCGTTACCCCTGAAATTAGCACCACAGAGACCTTCAGCAAAACAGACAACTACTCCTGGACGATTGAGGCCAGAGACACCGAAACGACAAACAAGAAGTTATCCTTCAAAAGGGAAGAGCAGTTCTGGTAGTATGTCCCCCAGCACGCCGTCCGATGTTCTCTCCCCGACTGAAGAATTCATCACTGTCCAGACGTCCTACAAGGTCGAATCCAAACCAAACAACTGCGACTTTAAAGGCAGTGGATCAGGTATGAAGGTGACCTTGAGGAAAGGCAGCCAAGGTAGCGGAGATGGTGACGACTTTCGACAGAAACGCTCCCAAGCTGTTGAGGTGCATCCAAGACGTCTTTCCAAGACTCTTAGTCCTGACGCGGAGGATTATACTTATGAAGGCTTGGTGAATGACCCTGACCTCGATTTCGAGGTTGCTGAGACAATGATTGAGATAATGGATGAGGAAT CCTCACAGAATAACCTTCTGCCATCCAAAACCTCGGTGAAAAGCATAGTCCACAAAAGCGCACACCGGCCGTCGCCATCAGCTTCTGCTCGTCGTACAACATCTGCAGATGGCATCTCAATCTCGCTGCGTCATTCCCCGAAGGGATCGCCAAGAAATACCGGGTCACCTTCGATGAAAAAATGGGCCTCCGCCTCCATACCTGCCAATGCAGCCGACCAAAATGGCACGGCACCAAA taATAAAGAGCCAGGTTTCATGAAAG AGGATGGCTATCTCAAACTGTTCATGAGAGGCAGGCCAGTCACCCTGCATGCGCCAACGGAACTGATCGAGAATTACGATGTCACTAAAGCTGGCCAGGCTTCCACAGAAAAACTCAAGCTCGAATGGGT GTATGGTTATCGAGGGCGTGACTGCCGGTCCAACGTCCATTTCCTACCCACTGGGGAGATTGTTTATTTCATTGCCTCGGTGGTTGTATTGTATAATGGTGAGGAGCAGATGCAGAGGCATTACCTGGGACATAATGATGACGTCAAGTG TTTGGCAGTGCATCCAGACAAGATAACGATAGCCACAGGTCAGGTGGCTGGCCATGATAAAGCCTACGGGAAG ATGTCAGCACATCGGACAAGCCCCAGCAGCAGACGCAAGCCCACGCAACCTGATCCTAGTTTATACCTG CCGCATGTTCGAGTATGGAACTCAGTCAGCCTGGCAACCATGCACATCATTGGCCTCGGAGATTTCGATAGGGCCGTCTGCTGTCTTTCATTCTCAAAAGCG GATGGTGGTATGTACCTGTGTGCTGTAGATGAGGGCAATGACCACATCCTTTCAATATGGGACTGGCAAAATGGAGACAAAGGTAGAAAGGTCACAGAAACCAAG TGCTCCCAAGAACCAGTATTAGCCGCAGAATTCCATCCATTTGAAAAGAACATGATTGTGACGTGTGGTAAAAGTCAACTTGCCTTCTTCACCTTGGATAATGGGTCAATCAACAAGAAACAAGGTGTATATGAG AAATATGACAAACCCAAGTATGTGCTGTGTCTGACGTTTGCTGAGAATGGTGATGTGATAACTGGTGATTCCAATGGCAACATATTTGTCTGGCCAAGAG GGACCAATAAGATCGGCACAGCCGTGAACGGTGCCCATGATGGTGGCATCTTCTCGATGTTGATATTGAAAGACGGCAGTTTGCTATCGGGAGGTGGCAAGGATAGAAAGATCGTCCAGTGGGACTCTAGCTGGAACCGGATGGAAAAAGAAACCACT ctTGCTGAACAGTATGGTGCTGTGAGGACACTCACTCAAGGGCGCGGCAACATGATCCTGGCTGGGACGACGAAGAATAGCATCTTGCAGGGAACTCTAGATCTGGAATTCAGCCCTGTTGTGCAG GGTCACACAGATGAGCTGTGGGGTCTAGCTATCCACCCCAACCAGCACCAGTTCCTCTCATGTGCATACGATCGCCACGTTTACCTGTGGGATGCACTGACTCATACTGTCGTCTGGTCAAAGGAATTAAAC GACATGGCACATTCCGCATGTTTCTACCCAGAGGGTGACATTGTAGCCATTGGTACCCAGACAGGTCGTTGGCTGGTCATTGACACAACTGCTAGAGAAATTATTGCTGTCCATACAGATGGCAATGAGCAGATTGAATGTTTAGAATACTCCCCTG atgGTCGTTTCATCGCGATCGGATCACGAGATAACAGCATCTATGTGTACCAGACCACAGAAGGTGGCAGGAAGTACAGCCGAGTCGGCAAATGCACTGGCCATTCTAGTTTCATTACACACTTAGATTGGTCAGAGGACAGTCAGTTCATACAGTCAAACTCAGGGGATTATGAAATCTTATACT GGTCATCCTCAAATTGTCACCAGGTGCCATCTGCTTCCAACATGAGAGACGTGAAATGGAAAACACAAAGCTGTACGCTAGGATTCACAGTGGCAG GTATCTGGCCTGAGGGAGCTGATGGTACCGATGTGAATGCCTGTGCCAGGTCCCATCAGCAGAAGGTCCTAGCTAGTGCCGATGACTATGGCAAAGTCAACCTATTCTCCTACCCATGTTGTCAACCAAAG ACTACAGCACACATCTACAGCGGTCACAGTAGTCATGTGACAAACGTTAAATTCCTGTACGATGATAGCCGATTGTTGTCGGCTGGCGGAAAGGACACTGCGCTCATGCAATGGGAGATTATTTAA
- the LOC135485488 gene encoding echinoderm microtubule-associated protein-like 2 isoform X6 yields the protein MNGLEAEGKVSKSVSFHEDNGTDETNANGATPPPPSQQKDGLISHENEELRDRVTNLEKKVEQQEDEILCLKSALSDVIRRMTVLENTKGNCKCYLLHAKNPYTGVHAITRETSDVLSTAPMSAPKPKYRGMVGPKMPPKSSGRSRSPVRPSMGTADRYRQTHPGDNNRSRNSQKVGSSPLRSHSVERLNFNERRNQMRASKSVENLRRSEPLPLKLAPQRPSAKQTTTPGRLRPETPKRQTRSYPSKGKSSSGSMSPSTPSDVLSPTEEFITVQTSYKVESKPNNCDFKGSGSGMKVTLRKGSQGSGDGDDFRQKRSQAVEVHPRRLSKTLSPDAEDYTYEGLVNDPDLDFEVAETMIEIMDEESSQNNLLPSKTSVKSIVHKSAHRPSPSASARRTTSADGISISLRHSPKGSPRNTGSPSMKKWASASIPANAADQNGTAPKRSESVTSLPSKQTPPTKRESISHRQSNKEPGFMKEDGYLKLFMRGRPVTLHAPTELIENYDVTKAGQASTEKLKLEWVYGYRGRDCRSNVHFLPTGEIVYFIASVVVLYNGEEQMQRHYLGHNDDVKCLAVHPDKITIATGQVAGHDKAYGKMSAHRTSPSSRRKPTQPDPSLYLPHVRVWNSVSLATMHIIGLGDFDRAVCCLSFSKADGGMYLCAVDEGNDHILSIWDWQNGDKGRKVTETKCSQEPVLAAEFHPFEKNMIVTCGKSQLAFFTLDNGSINKKQGVYEKYDKPKYVLCLTFAENGDVITGDSNGNIFVWPRGTNKIGTAVNGAHDGGIFSMLILKDGSLLSGGGKDRKIVQWDSSWNRMEKETTLAEQYGAVRTLTQGRGNMILAGTTKNSILQGTLDLEFSPVVQGHTDELWGLAIHPNQHQFLSCAYDRHVYLWDALTHTVVWSKELNDMAHSACFYPEGDIVAIGTQTGRWLVIDTTAREIIAVHTDGNEQIECLEYSPDGRFIAIGSRDNSIYVYQTTEGGRKYSRVGKCTGHSSFITHLDWSEDSQFIQSNSGDYEILYWSSSNCHQVPSASNMRDVKWKTQSCTLGFTVAGIWPEGADGTDVNACARSHQQKVLASADDYGKVNLFSYPCCQPKTTAHIYSGHSSHVTNVKFLYDDSRLLSAGGKDTALMQWEII from the exons ATGAATGGTCTCGAAGCGGAAGGGAAAGTGAGTAAGTCGGTTAGTTTTCACGAGGACAACGGAACTGACGAAACTAACGCCAATGGAGCAACACCACCGCCACCGAGTCAGCAGAAAG ATGGCCTTATATCCCATGAGAATGAAGAACTCAGGGACCGGGTCACCAACCTTGAGAAGAAGGTTGAGCAGCAGGAGGATGAGATTCTATGCCTTAAGAGTGCGCTGTCTGACGTCATCCGACGTATGACCGTACTCGAAAACACAAAAGGTAATTGTAAATGTTATTTGCTGCATGCTAAAAATCCCTACACAGGTGTCCATGCAATTACGCGAGAAACCTCAGATGTGTTAAGCACAGCGCCAATGTCGGCGCCAAAACCAAAATATCGCGGTATGGTAGGCCCGAAGATGCCGCCAAAATCGTCTGGAAGATCAAGAAGTCCAGTCCGTCCATCTATGGGTACAGCTGATCGCTATCGGCAGACTCACCCTGGTGATAATAACCGGAGTCGTAACTCACAAAAAGTGGGCAGTTCACCATTGCGATCCCATAGTGTGGAGCGCTTAAACTTCAATGAGCGTCGCAACCAAATGCGGGCATCCAAATCAGTAGAGAACCTTCGAAGATCAGAACCGTTACCCCTGAAATTAGCACCACAGAGACCTTCAGCAAAACAGACAACTACTCCTGGACGATTGAGGCCAGAGACACCGAAACGACAAACAAGAAGTTATCCTTCAAAAGGGAAGAGCAGTTCTGGTAGTATGTCCCCCAGCACGCCGTCCGATGTTCTCTCCCCGACTGAAGAATTCATCACTGTCCAGACGTCCTACAAGGTCGAATCCAAACCAAACAACTGCGACTTTAAAGGCAGTGGATCAGGTATGAAGGTGACCTTGAGGAAAGGCAGCCAAGGTAGCGGAGATGGTGACGACTTTCGACAGAAACGCTCCCAAGCTGTTGAGGTGCATCCAAGACGTCTTTCCAAGACTCTTAGTCCTGACGCGGAGGATTATACTTATGAAGGCTTGGTGAATGACCCTGACCTCGATTTCGAGGTTGCTGAGACAATGATTGAGATAATGGATGAGGAAT CCTCACAGAATAACCTTCTGCCATCCAAAACCTCGGTGAAAAGCATAGTCCACAAAAGCGCACACCGGCCGTCGCCATCAGCTTCTGCTCGTCGTACAACATCTGCAGATGGCATCTCAATCTCGCTGCGTCATTCCCCGAAGGGATCGCCAAGAAATACCGGGTCACCTTCGATGAAAAAATGGGCCTCCGCCTCCATACCTGCCAATGCAGCCGACCAAAATGGCACGGCACCAAA aCGTTCGGAATCAGTGACTAGCTTACCCAGCAAACAAACCCCACCCACCAAACGAGAGTCAATTTCTCATCGTCAGAG taATAAAGAGCCAGGTTTCATGAAAG AGGATGGCTATCTCAAACTGTTCATGAGAGGCAGGCCAGTCACCCTGCATGCGCCAACGGAACTGATCGAGAATTACGATGTCACTAAAGCTGGCCAGGCTTCCACAGAAAAACTCAAGCTCGAATGGGT GTATGGTTATCGAGGGCGTGACTGCCGGTCCAACGTCCATTTCCTACCCACTGGGGAGATTGTTTATTTCATTGCCTCGGTGGTTGTATTGTATAATGGTGAGGAGCAGATGCAGAGGCATTACCTGGGACATAATGATGACGTCAAGTG TTTGGCAGTGCATCCAGACAAGATAACGATAGCCACAGGTCAGGTGGCTGGCCATGATAAAGCCTACGGGAAG ATGTCAGCACATCGGACAAGCCCCAGCAGCAGACGCAAGCCCACGCAACCTGATCCTAGTTTATACCTG CCGCATGTTCGAGTATGGAACTCAGTCAGCCTGGCAACCATGCACATCATTGGCCTCGGAGATTTCGATAGGGCCGTCTGCTGTCTTTCATTCTCAAAAGCG GATGGTGGTATGTACCTGTGTGCTGTAGATGAGGGCAATGACCACATCCTTTCAATATGGGACTGGCAAAATGGAGACAAAGGTAGAAAGGTCACAGAAACCAAG TGCTCCCAAGAACCAGTATTAGCCGCAGAATTCCATCCATTTGAAAAGAACATGATTGTGACGTGTGGTAAAAGTCAACTTGCCTTCTTCACCTTGGATAATGGGTCAATCAACAAGAAACAAGGTGTATATGAG AAATATGACAAACCCAAGTATGTGCTGTGTCTGACGTTTGCTGAGAATGGTGATGTGATAACTGGTGATTCCAATGGCAACATATTTGTCTGGCCAAGAG GGACCAATAAGATCGGCACAGCCGTGAACGGTGCCCATGATGGTGGCATCTTCTCGATGTTGATATTGAAAGACGGCAGTTTGCTATCGGGAGGTGGCAAGGATAGAAAGATCGTCCAGTGGGACTCTAGCTGGAACCGGATGGAAAAAGAAACCACT ctTGCTGAACAGTATGGTGCTGTGAGGACACTCACTCAAGGGCGCGGCAACATGATCCTGGCTGGGACGACGAAGAATAGCATCTTGCAGGGAACTCTAGATCTGGAATTCAGCCCTGTTGTGCAG GGTCACACAGATGAGCTGTGGGGTCTAGCTATCCACCCCAACCAGCACCAGTTCCTCTCATGTGCATACGATCGCCACGTTTACCTGTGGGATGCACTGACTCATACTGTCGTCTGGTCAAAGGAATTAAAC GACATGGCACATTCCGCATGTTTCTACCCAGAGGGTGACATTGTAGCCATTGGTACCCAGACAGGTCGTTGGCTGGTCATTGACACAACTGCTAGAGAAATTATTGCTGTCCATACAGATGGCAATGAGCAGATTGAATGTTTAGAATACTCCCCTG atgGTCGTTTCATCGCGATCGGATCACGAGATAACAGCATCTATGTGTACCAGACCACAGAAGGTGGCAGGAAGTACAGCCGAGTCGGCAAATGCACTGGCCATTCTAGTTTCATTACACACTTAGATTGGTCAGAGGACAGTCAGTTCATACAGTCAAACTCAGGGGATTATGAAATCTTATACT GGTCATCCTCAAATTGTCACCAGGTGCCATCTGCTTCCAACATGAGAGACGTGAAATGGAAAACACAAAGCTGTACGCTAGGATTCACAGTGGCAG GTATCTGGCCTGAGGGAGCTGATGGTACCGATGTGAATGCCTGTGCCAGGTCCCATCAGCAGAAGGTCCTAGCTAGTGCCGATGACTATGGCAAAGTCAACCTATTCTCCTACCCATGTTGTCAACCAAAG ACTACAGCACACATCTACAGCGGTCACAGTAGTCATGTGACAAACGTTAAATTCCTGTACGATGATAGCCGATTGTTGTCGGCTGGCGGAAAGGACACTGCGCTCATGCAATGGGAGATTATTTAA
- the LOC135485488 gene encoding echinoderm microtubule-associated protein-like 2 isoform X3 has translation MEHGSNPHLESPEPELDELEMNGLEAEGKVSKSVSFHEDNGTDETNANGATPPPPSQQKDGLISHENEELRDRVTNLEKKVEQQEDEILCLKSALSDVIRRMTVLENTKGNCKCYLLHAKNPYTGVHAITRETSDVLSTAPMSAPKPKYRGMVGPKMPPKSSGRSRSPVRPSMGTADRYRQTHPGDNNRSRNSQKVGSSPLRSHSVERLNFNERRNQMRASKSVENLRRSEPLPLKLAPQRPSAKQTTTPGRLRPETPKRQTRSYPSKGKSSSGSMSPSTPSDVLSPTEEFITVQTSYKVESKPNNCDFKGSGSGMKVTLRKGSQGSGDGDDFRQKRSQAVEVHPRRLSKTLSPDAEDYTYEGLVNDPDLDFEVAETMIEIMDEESSQNNLLPSKTSVKSIVHKSAHRPSPSASARRTTSADGISISLRHSPKGSPRNTGSPSMKKWASASIPANAADQNGTAPKYMQMLFPSNKEPGFMKEDGYLKLFMRGRPVTLHAPTELIENYDVTKAGQASTEKLKLEWVYGYRGRDCRSNVHFLPTGEIVYFIASVVVLYNGEEQMQRHYLGHNDDVKCLAVHPDKITIATGQVAGHDKAYGKMSAHRTSPSSRRKPTQPDPSLYLPHVRVWNSVSLATMHIIGLGDFDRAVCCLSFSKADGGMYLCAVDEGNDHILSIWDWQNGDKGRKVTETKCSQEPVLAAEFHPFEKNMIVTCGKSQLAFFTLDNGSINKKQGVYEKYDKPKYVLCLTFAENGDVITGDSNGNIFVWPRGTNKIGTAVNGAHDGGIFSMLILKDGSLLSGGGKDRKIVQWDSSWNRMEKETTLAEQYGAVRTLTQGRGNMILAGTTKNSILQGTLDLEFSPVVQGHTDELWGLAIHPNQHQFLSCAYDRHVYLWDALTHTVVWSKELNDMAHSACFYPEGDIVAIGTQTGRWLVIDTTAREIIAVHTDGNEQIECLEYSPDGRFIAIGSRDNSIYVYQTTEGGRKYSRVGKCTGHSSFITHLDWSEDSQFIQSNSGDYEILYWSSSNCHQVPSASNMRDVKWKTQSCTLGFTVAGIWPEGADGTDVNACARSHQQKVLASADDYGKVNLFSYPCCQPKTTAHIYSGHSSHVTNVKFLYDDSRLLSAGGKDTALMQWEII, from the exons ATGGAGCATGGATCAAACCCTCATTTGGAATCTCCAGAGCCAGAGCTAGATGAGCTAGAAATGAATGGTCTCGAAGCGGAAGGGAAAGTGAGTAAGTCGGTTAGTTTTCACGAGGACAACGGAACTGACGAAACTAACGCCAATGGAGCAACACCACCGCCACCGAGTCAGCAGAAAG ATGGCCTTATATCCCATGAGAATGAAGAACTCAGGGACCGGGTCACCAACCTTGAGAAGAAGGTTGAGCAGCAGGAGGATGAGATTCTATGCCTTAAGAGTGCGCTGTCTGACGTCATCCGACGTATGACCGTACTCGAAAACACAAAAGGTAATTGTAAATGTTATTTGCTGCATGCTAAAAATCCCTACACAGGTGTCCATGCAATTACGCGAGAAACCTCAGATGTGTTAAGCACAGCGCCAATGTCGGCGCCAAAACCAAAATATCGCGGTATGGTAGGCCCGAAGATGCCGCCAAAATCGTCTGGAAGATCAAGAAGTCCAGTCCGTCCATCTATGGGTACAGCTGATCGCTATCGGCAGACTCACCCTGGTGATAATAACCGGAGTCGTAACTCACAAAAAGTGGGCAGTTCACCATTGCGATCCCATAGTGTGGAGCGCTTAAACTTCAATGAGCGTCGCAACCAAATGCGGGCATCCAAATCAGTAGAGAACCTTCGAAGATCAGAACCGTTACCCCTGAAATTAGCACCACAGAGACCTTCAGCAAAACAGACAACTACTCCTGGACGATTGAGGCCAGAGACACCGAAACGACAAACAAGAAGTTATCCTTCAAAAGGGAAGAGCAGTTCTGGTAGTATGTCCCCCAGCACGCCGTCCGATGTTCTCTCCCCGACTGAAGAATTCATCACTGTCCAGACGTCCTACAAGGTCGAATCCAAACCAAACAACTGCGACTTTAAAGGCAGTGGATCAGGTATGAAGGTGACCTTGAGGAAAGGCAGCCAAGGTAGCGGAGATGGTGACGACTTTCGACAGAAACGCTCCCAAGCTGTTGAGGTGCATCCAAGACGTCTTTCCAAGACTCTTAGTCCTGACGCGGAGGATTATACTTATGAAGGCTTGGTGAATGACCCTGACCTCGATTTCGAGGTTGCTGAGACAATGATTGAGATAATGGATGAGGAAT CCTCACAGAATAACCTTCTGCCATCCAAAACCTCGGTGAAAAGCATAGTCCACAAAAGCGCACACCGGCCGTCGCCATCAGCTTCTGCTCGTCGTACAACATCTGCAGATGGCATCTCAATCTCGCTGCGTCATTCCCCGAAGGGATCGCCAAGAAATACCGGGTCACCTTCGATGAAAAAATGGGCCTCCGCCTCCATACCTGCCAATGCAGCCGACCAAAATGGCACGGCACCAAA ATACATGCAGATGCTATTTCCAAG taATAAAGAGCCAGGTTTCATGAAAG AGGATGGCTATCTCAAACTGTTCATGAGAGGCAGGCCAGTCACCCTGCATGCGCCAACGGAACTGATCGAGAATTACGATGTCACTAAAGCTGGCCAGGCTTCCACAGAAAAACTCAAGCTCGAATGGGT GTATGGTTATCGAGGGCGTGACTGCCGGTCCAACGTCCATTTCCTACCCACTGGGGAGATTGTTTATTTCATTGCCTCGGTGGTTGTATTGTATAATGGTGAGGAGCAGATGCAGAGGCATTACCTGGGACATAATGATGACGTCAAGTG TTTGGCAGTGCATCCAGACAAGATAACGATAGCCACAGGTCAGGTGGCTGGCCATGATAAAGCCTACGGGAAG ATGTCAGCACATCGGACAAGCCCCAGCAGCAGACGCAAGCCCACGCAACCTGATCCTAGTTTATACCTG CCGCATGTTCGAGTATGGAACTCAGTCAGCCTGGCAACCATGCACATCATTGGCCTCGGAGATTTCGATAGGGCCGTCTGCTGTCTTTCATTCTCAAAAGCG GATGGTGGTATGTACCTGTGTGCTGTAGATGAGGGCAATGACCACATCCTTTCAATATGGGACTGGCAAAATGGAGACAAAGGTAGAAAGGTCACAGAAACCAAG TGCTCCCAAGAACCAGTATTAGCCGCAGAATTCCATCCATTTGAAAAGAACATGATTGTGACGTGTGGTAAAAGTCAACTTGCCTTCTTCACCTTGGATAATGGGTCAATCAACAAGAAACAAGGTGTATATGAG AAATATGACAAACCCAAGTATGTGCTGTGTCTGACGTTTGCTGAGAATGGTGATGTGATAACTGGTGATTCCAATGGCAACATATTTGTCTGGCCAAGAG GGACCAATAAGATCGGCACAGCCGTGAACGGTGCCCATGATGGTGGCATCTTCTCGATGTTGATATTGAAAGACGGCAGTTTGCTATCGGGAGGTGGCAAGGATAGAAAGATCGTCCAGTGGGACTCTAGCTGGAACCGGATGGAAAAAGAAACCACT ctTGCTGAACAGTATGGTGCTGTGAGGACACTCACTCAAGGGCGCGGCAACATGATCCTGGCTGGGACGACGAAGAATAGCATCTTGCAGGGAACTCTAGATCTGGAATTCAGCCCTGTTGTGCAG GGTCACACAGATGAGCTGTGGGGTCTAGCTATCCACCCCAACCAGCACCAGTTCCTCTCATGTGCATACGATCGCCACGTTTACCTGTGGGATGCACTGACTCATACTGTCGTCTGGTCAAAGGAATTAAAC GACATGGCACATTCCGCATGTTTCTACCCAGAGGGTGACATTGTAGCCATTGGTACCCAGACAGGTCGTTGGCTGGTCATTGACACAACTGCTAGAGAAATTATTGCTGTCCATACAGATGGCAATGAGCAGATTGAATGTTTAGAATACTCCCCTG atgGTCGTTTCATCGCGATCGGATCACGAGATAACAGCATCTATGTGTACCAGACCACAGAAGGTGGCAGGAAGTACAGCCGAGTCGGCAAATGCACTGGCCATTCTAGTTTCATTACACACTTAGATTGGTCAGAGGACAGTCAGTTCATACAGTCAAACTCAGGGGATTATGAAATCTTATACT GGTCATCCTCAAATTGTCACCAGGTGCCATCTGCTTCCAACATGAGAGACGTGAAATGGAAAACACAAAGCTGTACGCTAGGATTCACAGTGGCAG GTATCTGGCCTGAGGGAGCTGATGGTACCGATGTGAATGCCTGTGCCAGGTCCCATCAGCAGAAGGTCCTAGCTAGTGCCGATGACTATGGCAAAGTCAACCTATTCTCCTACCCATGTTGTCAACCAAAG ACTACAGCACACATCTACAGCGGTCACAGTAGTCATGTGACAAACGTTAAATTCCTGTACGATGATAGCCGATTGTTGTCGGCTGGCGGAAAGGACACTGCGCTCATGCAATGGGAGATTATTTAA